One stretch of Gemmatimonadales bacterium DNA includes these proteins:
- a CDS encoding PadR family transcriptional regulator: protein MTHDAVDRLLPLSPATFQILMSVAPGELHGYAIIQDVAERTGGEIKLSPGTLYRTIQRMLEQGVIRETATRPAREFDDERRRYYAITPFGTKVAKAEARRLLSLVRMARLQGLTTERA from the coding sequence ATGACCCACGACGCTGTCGACCGCCTCCTGCCATTGTCCCCGGCCACCTTCCAGATCCTGATGTCGGTCGCACCCGGCGAACTTCACGGATACGCCATCATCCAGGATGTCGCCGAGCGGACCGGCGGCGAGATCAAGCTCTCGCCGGGCACGCTCTATCGCACCATCCAGCGGATGCTGGAGCAGGGGGTGATTCGCGAAACGGCGACGCGCCCTGCCCGCGAATTCGATGACGAGCGGCGACGCTACTACGCCATCACGCCGTTCGGGACAAAAGTCGCCAAGGCCGAGGCGCGCCGGCTGCTGAGCCTGGTCAGGATGGCACGGTTGCAGGGATTGACCACCGAGCGCGCCTGA
- a CDS encoding DNA/RNA non-specific endonuclease: MRLPFRRTALVLALGLIASACSDTPPSAPGITRTSATPAHLIAPPSIVISQIYGGGGNSGATLTNDFIEIFNPGAATVTIDGWSVQYASAAGTSWQVTNIVSGSIPAGGYFLVQESKGANGTQALPTPDVSGTIAMSATAGKVAVVSSTTALTGACPTTAIDLVSFGTTASNCGANTTATLTNTTAAFRGNSGCAYTQDLSVDFTTGAPAPRNSASPVNICPDQVPVGPLDHVKLTGPTTVAPGATIQLVATPQDVNNQTVTTATVAWGTSDGTIATVNQSGNVTGVAANVNPATITATATDNGITRFATLGVTVATPGIGFIDVSSSSTSFPPGFQTQLFATARVSSGGTVVPATFTFTAVDPTLATIATVEGTGIISGVAAPADGTTRPGFMITATPTGGGTPFSFTTHSIAIETPHPAPLSIYATNDEFGDPTAASASTPDDFLITRPQYTISYNQSRGTPNWVSYELDARQMVAGQDRCNCFTADPLLPVAKQILTSDYTNGGFDRGHMTRSADRTAGNTDNAATFYLTNVVPQTADLNEGVWAQFEDAIADSAEAGRAVYIITGPIFSPGHSLTFLKGEGKVAIPDSTWKVVLIGPRPNGVPFTHGSIQTWDNVAGLTILAVNMPNIAGVRSDPWQKYLTTVDRIEASTGQNYLSLLGQPFQDALEAGDHAPVAAFSATGTRNEGSSLTFDASASTDPDLGRTDLGRTEALTYLWAFGDGSTASGKVVNKAYADNGSYTATLTVSDAFGWQKSTAQTIVIANVTPTVTLAATTPLSILSGDAVSVSGGFADPGADAPWHAVLDWANGTTIPSTLSAAGAAVVTGTSTFDAIGSHTITLSVTDKDGATGSQGVTVTVARRPVTADATPSSFDITDPGNGDIKITLHSDSHVDVSTLNLSSVMIGSVGLGGKKVKVHSEPHDAGTIVLRFARKDLVDAGVVTSSTTELVVTGTLSNGIEIVSHVPFGAE, from the coding sequence ATGCGACTTCCCTTCCGCCGCACGGCGCTCGTCCTCGCCCTCGGCCTGATCGCAAGTGCATGCAGCGACACGCCACCCAGCGCACCGGGCATCACCCGGACGTCAGCGACGCCGGCACACCTGATTGCACCGCCGTCGATCGTGATCTCACAGATCTACGGCGGCGGCGGAAACTCGGGGGCCACGCTCACCAATGATTTCATCGAGATCTTCAATCCCGGTGCGGCGACGGTCACCATCGACGGGTGGAGTGTGCAGTACGCTTCCGCGGCAGGAACGTCGTGGCAGGTCACCAACATCGTCTCCGGGTCGATCCCGGCGGGCGGCTACTTCCTGGTGCAGGAGTCGAAGGGCGCCAACGGGACCCAGGCGCTTCCGACGCCCGACGTGAGCGGAACGATCGCGATGAGCGCGACGGCGGGTAAGGTCGCAGTCGTCTCGTCGACGACGGCACTCACCGGCGCATGTCCGACGACGGCGATTGATCTGGTCTCGTTCGGCACGACTGCGAGCAACTGCGGCGCCAACACCACGGCGACCTTGACCAACACCACTGCGGCGTTCCGCGGCAACAGCGGCTGCGCCTACACGCAGGATCTTTCCGTCGATTTCACCACCGGCGCCCCGGCACCGCGCAACAGTGCATCACCGGTAAATATCTGTCCCGACCAGGTTCCGGTTGGCCCACTCGATCATGTCAAGCTCACCGGACCGACGACCGTCGCTCCCGGCGCCACGATCCAGCTGGTGGCAACGCCGCAGGATGTCAACAATCAGACCGTGACCACCGCGACGGTGGCCTGGGGGACAAGCGATGGGACGATCGCCACGGTCAACCAAAGCGGTAACGTCACCGGCGTCGCAGCCAACGTGAATCCGGCGACAATCACTGCGACGGCAACCGACAACGGAATCACCAGGTTCGCGACGCTGGGAGTCACCGTGGCAACGCCGGGAATCGGCTTCATCGACGTCAGCAGTTCGTCGACATCGTTCCCGCCAGGTTTCCAGACCCAGCTCTTCGCCACCGCGCGCGTGTCGTCCGGCGGCACAGTGGTACCGGCGACCTTCACCTTCACCGCCGTCGATCCGACGCTCGCCACGATTGCCACCGTCGAAGGGACCGGCATCATCAGCGGCGTCGCAGCACCAGCTGACGGCACGACGCGCCCCGGCTTCATGATCACCGCGACGCCAACCGGCGGCGGCACGCCATTCTCGTTCACCACTCATTCGATCGCCATCGAGACGCCGCACCCGGCGCCGCTGTCGATCTACGCCACCAACGACGAATTCGGCGATCCGACTGCGGCATCGGCGAGCACACCCGACGACTTCCTCATCACCCGACCGCAATACACCATCTCGTACAACCAGTCGCGCGGCACGCCGAACTGGGTATCGTATGAACTCGATGCGCGGCAGATGGTGGCGGGGCAGGATCGCTGCAACTGCTTCACCGCCGATCCGCTCCTCCCGGTTGCGAAGCAGATCCTCACGTCGGACTATACCAACGGCGGCTTCGATCGCGGGCACATGACGCGCTCCGCCGACCGCACTGCCGGCAACACCGACAACGCGGCGACGTTCTATCTCACCAACGTCGTGCCACAGACCGCCGACCTGAACGAAGGAGTCTGGGCGCAGTTCGAGGACGCGATCGCCGATTCCGCCGAAGCGGGGCGCGCGGTCTATATCATCACCGGCCCGATCTTCTCGCCCGGCCACTCGCTCACCTTCCTCAAGGGCGAAGGGAAAGTCGCGATCCCCGACAGCACCTGGAAGGTGGTCCTGATCGGTCCCCGGCCGAACGGCGTGCCATTCACGCACGGCAGCATCCAGACCTGGGATAACGTCGCCGGGCTCACGATTCTGGCGGTCAACATGCCGAACATCGCCGGCGTTCGCAGCGACCCGTGGCAGAAGTACCTGACCACCGTCGACAGGATCGAAGCGTCAACCGGGCAGAACTATCTCTCGCTGCTCGGCCAACCGTTCCAGGACGCGCTCGAAGCCGGCGATCACGCACCGGTCGCGGCGTTCTCGGCCACCGGAACTCGCAACGAAGGTTCCTCGCTCACCTTCGACGCCTCCGCGAGCACCGATCCCGATCTTGGCCGCACCGACCTCGGACGGACCGAAGCGCTCACGTATCTGTGGGCCTTCGGCGACGGATCGACCGCGAGCGGGAAGGTTGTCAACAAGGCGTATGCCGACAACGGTTCGTACACCGCCACGCTCACGGTGAGCGACGCATTCGGGTGGCAAAAGAGCACCGCGCAGACGATCGTGATCGCGAACGTGACGCCGACGGTCACCCTCGCTGCGACGACGCCCCTCTCGATTCTCTCGGGCGATGCGGTGAGTGTCAGCGGTGGCTTCGCCGATCCCGGCGCCGACGCGCCGTGGCACGCGGTGCTCGACTGGGCCAATGGCACGACGATACCGTCGACACTCTCGGCAGCGGGCGCGGCGGTCGTAACCGGAACGTCGACCTTCGACGCCATCGGCAGTCACACCATCACTCTCTCGGTCACGGACAAGGACGGCGCCACCGGCTCGCAAGGCGTCACCGTGACGGTGGCACGCCGCCCCGTCACCGCCGATGCCACCCCGTCGTCATTCGACATCACTGATCCCGGCAATGGCGACATCAAGATCACGCTGCATTCCGACAGTCACGTCGACGTGTCGACGCTGAATCTTTCGTCGGTGATGATCGGGTCGGTTGGGCTGGGCGGGAAGAAGGTCAAGGTGCACTCCGAACCGCACGACGCCGGGACGATCGTGTTGCGGTTCGCGCGGAAGGATCTGGTCGATGCCGGCGTGGTGACGAGCAGCACCACCGAGCTGGTCGTCACTGGAACGTTGAGCAACGGGATCGAGATCGTCTCACACGTTCCATTCGGCGCGGAATGA
- a CDS encoding ABC transporter permease has product MWFYRALLRLYPVSFRHEYGGELLGMVAERRAATSGVFGVAWFWIGTMLDVVASALAVHWDLLKQDLRQGFRSLRNAPAFAVTAVVVIALGVGANAAAFSVADYVFLRPLPFPNADRLVTVWERPPEYSMLQPSPANVADWERQSTSFDAIGAYNLQSWPMLGGAAPDQISVASVRGPLLDILGVAPYLGRLPSAEEVLRGARVAVLSYGLWQSDFGADPHVVGRSITINGGPVTVAGVMPRSFAFPDRTVRLWAPMDVTEATDTDRTNNWFYVVARLKAGRTVGQAQRDMDRVAGDLARLYPQADGSIGANVMSLRDTYAFSTASRNRSLLEALCGAALCVLLITCANLASLLLVRALARRREIAVRAALGAGRERLIRQLLTESLMLAIAGGALGVGLAFVALPLLNQLVPDGLPMTQLPTVDLRVLAVAALLSVVTGIGFGVIPAVRVGRGSSFEGLRDDVRSGGGRRSRLRATLVVVEVAASVVLLVSAGLLFRAMLRVRAVDPGFRQEQVLTLRTELPYFRYWSVDRRSAFYQRVLEETRAIPGVTAAGYTSFLPMKMGGGIWKASASPDTVTHHASLRYITPGYFDAMQIRLMRGRRLSDADGHTAPNTAVVSESFAKELWPGRDPIGQRFNIAFADRTVVGIAREVRTRGPERVAEPQVYLPYAQMQDSSMMFYAPKDLAIRSTLPPAALVPMVRRIVREVDPSQSVTDVEPLSAIVASQTASREVQVRVLIAFAAIAFLLAGIGLHGLLAFAVSQRRQEMAVRMALGARPRQIVTMILSQGGGLALAGIIPGAFAGYAAGRIMSSILAGVEPFDAPTFIVAVVLCVGMVVAGSAIPAVRAIRVSPSSVMRSE; this is encoded by the coding sequence ATGTGGTTCTACCGCGCGCTGCTGCGGCTGTACCCGGTCTCGTTCCGGCACGAGTACGGTGGCGAACTCCTGGGGATGGTAGCCGAGCGCCGCGCGGCGACGAGCGGAGTCTTCGGCGTCGCGTGGTTCTGGATCGGCACGATGCTTGATGTGGTCGCGAGCGCGCTAGCGGTGCACTGGGACCTCCTGAAGCAGGATCTCCGGCAGGGATTTCGCTCGCTGCGCAACGCGCCGGCGTTCGCCGTCACGGCGGTCGTCGTCATTGCGCTCGGTGTGGGTGCCAATGCCGCGGCATTCTCGGTCGCCGATTACGTCTTCCTGCGCCCGTTGCCCTTTCCCAATGCCGATCGGCTCGTCACAGTGTGGGAGCGGCCGCCGGAATACTCGATGCTGCAGCCATCGCCGGCGAACGTCGCGGACTGGGAGCGGCAATCGACGTCGTTCGACGCGATCGGTGCCTACAACCTGCAATCGTGGCCGATGCTCGGCGGCGCGGCACCGGATCAAATCTCGGTCGCATCGGTGCGCGGCCCGCTCCTCGATATCCTCGGCGTCGCTCCGTACCTTGGTCGACTCCCGTCGGCTGAGGAAGTGTTGCGGGGCGCACGCGTCGCAGTGCTCAGCTACGGTCTCTGGCAGAGCGATTTCGGTGCCGATCCGCACGTCGTGGGGCGGTCGATCACCATCAACGGCGGCCCGGTGACCGTGGCCGGCGTCATGCCGCGTTCGTTCGCCTTTCCCGACCGCACCGTCCGGCTCTGGGCGCCGATGGATGTGACTGAAGCGACCGACACCGATCGGACCAACAACTGGTTCTACGTCGTGGCGCGGCTCAAGGCGGGGCGGACGGTCGGCCAGGCGCAGCGTGACATGGACCGCGTTGCGGGGGATCTGGCGCGGCTCTATCCGCAGGCTGACGGATCGATCGGCGCGAATGTCATGTCGTTGCGCGACACGTATGCCTTCTCGACAGCATCGCGGAATCGTTCGCTGCTCGAAGCGCTCTGCGGTGCGGCTCTCTGCGTCCTGCTGATCACCTGCGCCAATCTCGCGTCGCTTCTCCTGGTGCGTGCGCTGGCGCGGCGCCGTGAGATCGCGGTGCGAGCCGCCCTCGGCGCGGGGCGCGAACGTCTGATTCGCCAGCTGCTGACCGAAAGCCTGATGCTGGCGATCGCCGGAGGAGCGCTCGGAGTCGGGCTCGCCTTCGTTGCGCTTCCGCTACTCAACCAACTCGTTCCAGACGGGTTGCCGATGACGCAGCTACCGACGGTCGACCTGCGCGTTCTCGCCGTTGCGGCGTTGCTCTCCGTGGTCACAGGGATCGGCTTTGGCGTGATCCCGGCGGTCCGCGTCGGTCGTGGATCGTCGTTCGAGGGGTTGCGCGATGATGTCCGGAGTGGCGGCGGCAGGCGGTCGAGGTTGCGTGCGACGCTCGTGGTCGTCGAGGTCGCGGCGTCAGTGGTGCTGCTCGTTTCGGCGGGACTGCTGTTTCGCGCCATGCTGCGGGTCCGCGCAGTCGATCCAGGATTTCGTCAGGAGCAGGTCCTCACGTTGCGAACCGAGCTCCCCTATTTCCGCTACTGGAGCGTCGATCGGCGGAGCGCCTTCTATCAGCGTGTCCTGGAAGAGACCCGGGCGATCCCCGGCGTGACGGCCGCAGGTTACACGTCGTTCCTGCCGATGAAGATGGGAGGCGGAATCTGGAAGGCGAGCGCGTCGCCCGACACAGTCACCCATCACGCCTCATTGCGATATATCACCCCGGGCTATTTCGATGCGATGCAGATCCGCCTGATGCGCGGACGCAGACTCAGCGACGCCGATGGACACACCGCACCCAACACGGCGGTGGTGAGTGAATCGTTCGCCAAGGAACTCTGGCCGGGGCGCGATCCGATCGGGCAGCGGTTCAACATCGCCTTCGCCGACCGCACCGTCGTCGGCATCGCGAGGGAGGTGCGCACGCGCGGCCCTGAACGGGTGGCCGAGCCGCAGGTCTATCTGCCGTACGCGCAGATGCAGGACAGCTCGATGATGTTCTATGCGCCGAAGGATCTTGCGATCCGGTCGACGCTCCCGCCGGCCGCGCTGGTGCCGATGGTCCGGCGCATCGTGCGCGAGGTCGATCCGTCGCAATCAGTGACCGACGTCGAGCCCCTCTCGGCGATCGTGGCGAGCCAGACGGCGTCGCGAGAGGTGCAGGTGCGTGTGCTGATCGCGTTCGCCGCGATCGCGTTCCTCCTCGCCGGGATCGGCCTGCACGGATTGCTCGCCTTCGCGGTGTCGCAGCGCCGGCAGGAAATGGCGGTCCGCATGGCGCTTGGCGCCCGCCCGCGCCAGATCGTCACCATGATCCTCTCGCAAGGGGGAGGATTGGCACTGGCGGGCATCATCCCCGGCGCCTTCGCCGGGTATGCGGCGGGGCGGATCATGTCGAGCATCCTGGCCGGCGTCGAACCGTTCGATGCGCCGACCTTCATCGTCGCAGTCGTCCTCTGTGTCGGCATGGTCGTCGCCGGAAGCGCCATCCCCGCCGTCCGCGCGATTCGCGTCTCGCCGTCGAGCGTGATGCGAAGCGAATAG
- a CDS encoding tetratricopeptide repeat protein: MTRLLLGVAALSAMVAGPLAGQRLRYRVNPVDSLIGIGRIDQATALAQRAVATKAPGYLTDDAAMAELALRRGDWNDASARATAIAVAFTAGGTTWSAPDIIAAGRAYVVLGSRDPQAFHDALQTFDRATTRDSSNIESQIRAADLLLDKYNFADAEESYRAILTIAPSEPRALLGLARDAAFNFDPNATDAARKALAADPAHAPAYVLLAQVHLDAEAYDSAITAASHAIALDSAAVDAWAVLGTIAWLRGDSTGWHAAQTAAARAEPHGATFYTDVADAVAKVRRYREAIAMALQAVRIDSMSARALGVLADNQLRIGAMVDGRANLERSFAIDPYNLWHKNTLDLLDNLRSFKTVTTGRFEFVAPADEADYLALYLAPLLDSAYNIFAARYEYTPPTPIRLEFYNRHADFSVRTIGLPGVGALGASFGTVLVLDSPRSQDAGELNYGSTSLHELAHTFTLGVSGNRMPRWFSEGLSVLEERRTGRGWGARVSPDFIAAYKGRALPTATAINEGLVRPTFPAEIGLSYFEASLVCEMIESEHGIAAIRAMLKGWGDGLGTPAVLQQALGMTPAQFDEHFDQWVRARYAGAFASIDSSNGMAPPTGKYISLVKDARALLDAGAKDSARTVFVAALKLFPEENGTESPAWYLGHSDRDAGDLQRAITEVHAVTMNNETAPDANEVEATLRLQAHDTAGALDALSRQQWISPYDEKLHQQIADLSEKLGRYAAAVVERRAIIAMGPSDKLDAQYQLARALLRAGDKDGARHEILQVLEQAPAFEKAQSLLLEIQGSHI, from the coding sequence GTGACGCGCCTGCTGCTCGGGGTGGCGGCGCTATCGGCGATGGTCGCGGGCCCCCTCGCGGGGCAGCGACTGCGCTATCGTGTCAATCCGGTTGATTCGCTGATCGGGATCGGCAGGATCGACCAGGCGACGGCCCTGGCGCAGCGCGCGGTCGCGACGAAGGCACCGGGCTATCTCACCGATGACGCGGCGATGGCGGAACTGGCGCTGCGGCGTGGCGATTGGAATGACGCCAGTGCCCGCGCAACCGCCATTGCCGTGGCATTCACGGCGGGCGGTACCACCTGGTCGGCGCCCGACATCATCGCGGCAGGACGGGCGTACGTCGTGCTCGGCAGCCGTGATCCACAGGCATTCCATGACGCGCTGCAGACATTCGATCGCGCCACCACGCGTGACAGCAGCAACATCGAATCGCAGATTCGCGCAGCCGACCTGCTCCTCGACAAGTACAACTTCGCCGACGCAGAAGAGAGCTATCGCGCCATCCTGACGATCGCACCGAGCGAGCCGCGCGCCCTGCTCGGTCTGGCGCGCGATGCGGCATTCAACTTCGATCCGAATGCAACCGATGCGGCCCGGAAGGCGCTCGCTGCCGATCCGGCACACGCTCCCGCCTACGTGCTGCTGGCGCAGGTGCATCTTGATGCCGAAGCGTACGATTCGGCGATCACGGCTGCGTCGCACGCGATCGCGCTCGATTCCGCCGCGGTCGACGCGTGGGCGGTGCTCGGCACGATTGCGTGGCTACGGGGCGATTCGACCGGCTGGCACGCGGCGCAGACGGCCGCGGCACGAGCGGAGCCGCATGGAGCCACGTTCTATACCGACGTCGCGGATGCGGTGGCGAAGGTCCGCCGCTACCGCGAAGCGATCGCGATGGCGCTGCAGGCGGTGCGGATCGACTCGATGTCGGCGCGCGCCCTCGGCGTGCTGGCGGACAATCAGCTCCGGATCGGCGCGATGGTCGACGGTCGCGCGAATCTCGAGCGGTCGTTTGCAATCGACCCCTACAATCTCTGGCACAAGAACACCCTCGATCTCCTCGACAATCTGCGATCGTTCAAGACGGTCACCACCGGACGGTTCGAATTTGTGGCACCGGCGGATGAAGCCGACTACCTCGCGCTCTATCTCGCACCGCTGCTTGATTCGGCGTACAACATCTTCGCGGCACGCTACGAGTACACGCCGCCGACGCCGATCCGGCTCGAGTTCTACAATCGCCACGCCGACTTTTCCGTGCGCACCATCGGTCTCCCGGGGGTGGGAGCGCTGGGTGCGAGCTTCGGAACCGTGCTGGTGCTCGATTCGCCGCGATCACAGGACGCAGGCGAGTTGAACTACGGATCGACGTCGCTGCACGAGCTGGCGCATACCTTCACCCTCGGCGTGTCGGGGAACCGGATGCCGAGGTGGTTTTCGGAAGGATTGTCGGTGCTCGAAGAGCGGCGCACCGGTCGCGGGTGGGGGGCGCGCGTCTCGCCGGACTTCATCGCGGCGTACAAGGGAAGGGCGCTGCCCACGGCGACAGCGATCAACGAGGGGCTGGTGCGGCCGACCTTTCCCGCGGAGATCGGCCTGAGCTACTTCGAGGCGTCACTGGTGTGCGAGATGATCGAGAGCGAACACGGGATTGCCGCGATCCGCGCCATGCTCAAGGGATGGGGCGACGGGCTCGGCACACCGGCGGTGTTGCAGCAGGCGCTGGGGATGACGCCCGCCCAGTTCGACGAGCACTTCGACCAGTGGGTGCGCGCCCGATATGCCGGCGCGTTCGCATCGATTGACTCGTCCAACGGCATGGCGCCGCCAACGGGCAAGTACATCTCGCTCGTCAAGGACGCACGGGCGCTCCTCGACGCGGGAGCAAAGGACTCCGCGCGGACGGTATTCGTTGCCGCGCTCAAGCTCTTCCCTGAAGAGAACGGGACAGAGAGCCCCGCGTGGTATCTCGGTCACTCCGACCGCGACGCGGGCGACCTCCAGCGGGCGATCACCGAAGTGCATGCGGTGACGATGAACAACGAGACCGCCCCCGATGCGAACGAGGTCGAGGCGACGCTGCGATTGCAGGCGCACGACACTGCCGGCGCGCTGGACGCGCTGAGCCGACAGCAGTGGATCTCGCCGTACGACGAGAAACTGCACCAGCAGATCGCCGACCTGAGCGAGAAGCTCGGTCGGTATGCCGCCGCGGTCGTCGAGCGGCGCGCGATCATCGCGATGGGGCCGTCGGACAAGCTCGATGCGCAGTATCAACTCGCCCGCGCCCTTCTCCGCGCGGGCGACAAGGACGGCGCGCGCCACGAGATCCTGCAGGTGCTGGAACAGGCGCCGGCGTTCGAGAAGGCGCAATCGCTGCTCCTGGAAATCCAGGGCAGCCACATCTGA